One Megachile rotundata isolate GNS110a chromosome 5, iyMegRotu1, whole genome shotgun sequence genomic region harbors:
- the LOC100875454 gene encoding otoferlin isoform X4 — translation MALIVIVKNFQGLKCKGDKVVKVDFRGVPHYSKCLEESGDHIAVDENFVWNLGRPIDEAEVLQLSVVSRGVLRNEKVLAKYGLVLQTVAREGRIVITDSLVDLNNKPLQAIICFEIRYNPPDGSCNPSEIMEASEIMEDEQQMLIDIEQNIANLERSLEQANAGSGSGKRKGSWHSPEKTSRRGFLQRGSSLSATEKSTDRKSRNSTLKSMRSFMKLGKQRPPRARSCDSGSDTRELLDRMDSSCATSNEPSRANSMTSLETNVSDYDSQVSTPAVEPQDAIARPTKKPKPKTTDTGQTALKAQDYQVCITIIEARQLAGLNMDPVVCVQIGDQRKYTSVKESTNCPYYNEYFVFDFHMPPVMLFDKIITLSVQQSRNLLRANLTLGIFKLDIATVWAQPDHQFYHKWALLTDPDDVAGGPKGYLKCDISVIGKGDTVKIPPKSEKDEDDIEGNLLLPDGVPIERQRAKFIVKVYRADGLPKMNSSIMANVKKAFTGEVKDLVDPYVQVSFAGLTGKTSVKRHSYAPVWNEQIVFSEMFPPLCQRIKIQLCDNDPVHATVIGTHFVDLKQISNDGEKGFLPTFGPAFIHFYGSIRDYSLIDEHSTLNVGLGEGISYRARLLVAIRTEISDNVEIAPSEVEVEPAVPINELAYARNEEFFLFATIMDATMIDKKLGDKPLYFELSIGNAGNALDGHNESSKMCELGPKSGTSVDQEELQEVLSGFWQSTTPACKPMTHDKIYYFLPYWDDKPCLHVRSIWPDYRRRMYNSNIIGKIADKLEEGLSETQLHADDCSAEKILKSTLEELSSNCNRYVSISKSSLTGPGVGKTKLDKERTKLCQRELENIGILSRNLKAVVTKSSFKERLKTAQSYLQKLKFLLEDPQDSLPDIFVWVISSGRRVAYQRIPGRDLIYSIVDEECGRYCGKVQTMFLKLPGKKRFGPSGWAIQTKLQIYMWMGILKHKKYFIQGLPKGYEVSHELKNVDRPRALPPTVIHYVEKHKFQLRAHMYQARSLIGSDASGLSDPFARVICGEFCKSTQVIDETLSPTWDELLLFDDILIYGTAEEIKKDPPSIVIEIFDQDKGKSEYIGRAVARPHVKLASECYTPPEFPPSLEWYDVTRGAARAGELLAVFELLEYPSAKEYGFPTLPDPKEKLVQTPTSVQDQGPILPVPVGIRPTLSKYRIEVLFWGLRDLKRIHLMTVDKPRVDVECAGHILYSSVISNAKKNPNFNTPIKFLELELPEQELYRPPLTIRAVDCRSFGRYTLVGTHTINSIHKYMYCPQTKKAKDAEDRKKNLYQLQQYSAGFDSSKMKYQQTSVPESLTDIEFNAGDTIITLGTELAWPTKKDKTEQNIRKKQSLVNDASTGDFASFEDEDGCQDWWTKYFASVEAMIEENKELRREKPMFQTQSNGNVPMYLEENYSHNQTNASGEKSPGVTAKKLFGLKSTANAARFVSKISPKYQKFPKTALLKIYPNELEAQPQFEQFKEWLHTFELYRGKKTGDEPEDESRIVGSFKGALKVYKWPLPRDLIDHTVMGFDPQYGFFQGVPSNEPIHVLVRVYIVKANDLHPCDLNGKADPYVVLQLGGKRISDKEHYVSKQLNPVFGKCFEIEATFPQDSLLTVQVLDWDLVGADDMIGETKIDLENRFYSRHRATCGLAKKYDESGYNKWRDAMKPTQILSKLCKEGKVDGPMYSHGKVTIGRKTFSLSNEEMEYYVHTKGIEEQLALAVLHQWHNFPRIGCALVPEHVETRPLYNPEKPGIEQGKLEMWVDMFPMDMPSPGPSIDISPRKPKSYELRIIIWNTDDVVLEDDAFFTGEKMSDIYVKGWLKGPEDCQSTDIHYRSLTGEGNFNWRFIFPFDYLVAEEKIVINRKESLFSWDETECKIPARLELQVWDADHFSADDFLGAITLDLNRFPRGAKNSKLCTLSMLKTDGSVPTVNIFKQKRIKGWWPFYVKKENEDMELTGKVEAEIHLLTKEEAEKNPAGYGRNEPDPLDKPKRPDASFMWFLNPLKSIKYIVWHNYKWAILKAFVTIGLLVLVLLFFYAIPGYSVKKLLGA, via the exons ATGGCGCTGATCGTTATAGTGAAGAACTTTCAAGGATTGAAGTGCAAGGGAGACAAGGTCGTGAAGGTTGACTTCCGGG GCGTTCCTCACTACTCGAAATGTTTAGAAGAAAGCGGAGACCACATTGCAGTGGACGAG AATttcgtttggaatttgggtagaCCGATCGATGAAGCAGAAGTATTGCAACTGTCAGTTGTCTCCCGAGGGGTTCTCAGGAACGAGAAGGTGCTCGCGAAGTATGGCTTGGTTCTACAAACGGTAGCGAGAGAGGGTCGTATAGTTATCACGGATTCCTTGGTAGATCTGAATAACAAACCTCTTCAG GCTATCATCTGCTTCGAAATTCGGTACAACCCTCCCGACGGTAGTTGCAATCCCTCGGAAATAATGGAGGCATCAGAAATAATGGAGGACGAGCAACAGATGTTGATCGACATCGAACAAAATATCGCGAATCTCGAGAGGAGTCTCGAGCAAGCTAACGCCGGCTCTGGCAGCGGCAAAAGGAAGGGTTCTTGGCACAGTCCAGAGAAAACTTCCAGAAGGGGTTTTCTACAAAGGGGTAGTTCGTTGTCGGCTACGGAGAAGTCAACCGATCGTAAGAG TAGAAATTCTACGCTGAAGAGTATGAGATCTTTCATGAAGTTGGGTAAGCAGAGACCACCGAGAGCTCGATCTTGCGACAGTGGCTCGGACACCAGAGAATTGCTCGATAGAATGGACTCGAGTTGCGCAACATCCAACGAACCTTCCAGGGCAAACTCGATGACATCTTTGGAGACGAACGTGTCCGATTATGATAGCCAAGTTAGCACGCCCGCGGTGGAACCTCAGGACGCGATCGCGAGACCAACGAAGAAACCAAAACCGAAG ACTACCGACACGGGCCAGACCGCGCTAAAGGCCCAAGATTATCAAGTTTGCATCACGATCATCGAAGCGAGGCAATTGGCAGGTTTGAACATGGACCCGGTGGTTTGCGTGCAAATAGGTGATCAACGAAAATACACTAGCGTCAAGGAATCTACGAACTGTCCATATTACAACGAG tACTTTGTCTTCGATTTTCATATGCCGCCCGTAATGCTGTTCGACAAAATCATTACGCTCTCG GTGCAGCAATCGCGGAATCTCTTACGCGCTAATCTAACGCTGGGCATCTTTAAGTTAGACATCGCGACTGTATGGGCACAACCAG ATCATCAATTTTACCACAAATGGGCGCTGCTGACGGATCCGGACGACGTGGCCGGCGGTCCAAAGGGTTATTTAAAGTGCGACATAAGCGTGATCGGAAAAGGGGACACCGTGAAAATTCCGCCAAAGAGCGAAAAAGACGAGGACGATATCGAGGGAAATCTGCTGCTTCCGGACGGTGTGCCTATCGAGAGACAAAGGGCAAAGTTTATCGTAAAGGTGTACAGAGCCGACGGGCTGCCGAAGATGAACAGCAGCATCATGGCGAACGTGAAGAAAGCTTTTACGGGCGAAGTGAAGGATCTCGTCGATCCTTACGTTCAAGTGTCCTTTGCTGGACTAACG GGTAAAACGAGCGTTAAGAGGCACAGTTACGCTCCCGTTTGGAACGAGCAGATCGTTTTCTCGGAAATGTTTCCACCCCTTTGTCAAAGGATTAAAATCCAGCTGTGTGACAACGACCCGGTCCATGCTACGGTGATTGGCACCCATTTCGTGGATTTGAAGCAAATCAGCAACGACGGGGAGAAGGGATTTCTTCCTACGTTTGGTCCGGCTTTTATTCACTTTTATGGAAGCATCAGGGATTATAGTCTCATCGACGAGCACTCGACGTTGAACGTTGGTTTGGGAGAGGGAATCTCGTACAGAGCAAG ATTACTGGTAGCGATCAGAACAGAAATTAGCGACAACGTGGAAATTGCTCCGTCGGAGGTTGAAGTCGAGCCTGCGGTGCCCATCAATGAATTAGCTTACGCCAGAAACGAGGAATTTTTTCTGTTCGCTACGATTATGGACGCGACGATGATCGACAAGAAACTTGGCGACAAACCGTTGTACTTCGAATTATCCATAGGAAACGCAGGCAACGCTTTGGATGGCCACAACGAAAGCTCCAAA ATGTGCGAATTGGGACCAAAGAGCGGAACGAGCGTAGATCAAGAAGAATTACAAGAAGTACTGAGCGGATTCTGGCAGAGTACCACTCCGGCTTGCAAACCGATGACACACGATAAAATTTACTACTTCTTACCGTACTGGGACGACAAACCTTGCCTTCACGTTAGAAGCATTTGGCCCGACTACAGACGCAGAATGTACAACAGCAATATCATCGGTAAAATTGCCGATAAACTG GAAGAAGGACTGTCGGAGACGCAGTTACACGCGGATGATTGCTCGgctgaaaaaatattaaagtccACCCTGGAGGAATTGAGCAGCAATTGCAATCGATACGTTAGTATCAGCAAATCGAGTCTCACTGGACCCGGAGTTGGAAAAACAAAACTCGATAAAGAAAGGACGAAGCTGTGTCAAAGGGAACTGGAGAATATCGGTATCTTGTCAAGAAATCTGAAAGCGGTGGTCACTAAAAGCAGCTTCAAGGAGAGGTTGAAGACTGCCCAGAGTTACTTGCAGAAATTAAAGTTTCTCCTCGAGGAC CCTCAAGATTCTTTGCCCGATATCTTTGTTTGGGTGATCAGTTCTGGAAGACGAGTGGCTTATCAAAGAATTCCTGGCAGAGACTTGATCTACTCGATTGTCGACGAGGAGTGCGGCAGATATTGCGGGAAAGTGCAAACGATGTTTCTTAAA CTTCCAGGCAAAAAGAGATTCGGGCCTTCCGGCTGGGCGATACAaacgaaattacaaatttacatgtGGATGGGTATTCTGAAGCATAAAAAGTATTTTATCCAAGGTTTACCAAAAGGATACGAAGTCAGTCACGAGTTGAAGAACGTCGACAGACCTCGTGCTTTACCGCCTACCGTTATTCATTACGTCGAGAAACAT AAGTTCCAGTTAAGAGCGCACATGTATCAAGCCCGATCTTTGATCGGCAGCGACGCGTCCGGTCTTTCTGACCCGTTCGCCAGAGTGATATGCGGCGAGTTTTGCAAATCTACTCAAGTGATCGACGAAACTCTGAGCCCCACGTGGGACGAGCTCCTTCTTTTCGACGACATCTTGATCTACGGCACCGCCGAAGAGATCAAAAAGGATCCACCGTCTATCGTCATCGAAATCTTCGATCAGGATAAA GGAAAATCAGAGTACATAGGACGAGCAGTCGCGCGTCCTCACGTGAAACTCGCCTCGGAATGTTACACGCCACCGGAATTTCCGCCATCGTTGGAATGGTACGACGTGACCAGAGGTGCCGCGAGAGCTGGTGAGCTTCTCGCCGTTTTCGAATTGCTCGAATATCCTTCGGCGAAAGAGTACGGATTCCCGACGCTACCAGATCCGAAAGAAAAATTGGTACAAACGCCTACCTCCGTTCAAGACCAGGGACCTATTCTTCCGGTACCGGTTGGTATTCGACCGACCCTGTCAAAATATCG AATCGAAGTCttattttggggtttgagagacCTGAAGAGAATACACTTGATGACCGTGGACAAGCCTCGCGTGGATGTCGAATGCGCCGGTCACATCCTCTATTCGTCGGTTATATCGAATGCGaagaaaaatccaaatttcaatacacctatcaaatttttggaattagagTTACCTGAACAAGAACTGTATCGACCACCCTTAACGATAAGAGCGGTCGACTGCAGAAGCTTTGGTCGATACACTTTGGTCGGTACTCATACGATAAATTCCATTCATAAATACATGTACTGTCCGCAAACGAAGAAAGCCAAGGACGCGGAAGATCGAAAAAAGAATCTGTATCAGTTACAACAATATTCAGCAG GTTTCGACTCATCGAAAATGAAATATCAGCAAACATCTGTGCCAGAATCTTTAACCGATATCGAATTTAATGCCGGAGACACGATCATTACTCTAGGTACAGAACTGGCTTGGCCAACGAAGAAGGACAAAACAGAGCAGAACATACGAAAGAAGCAAAGCTTGGTTAACGATGCGAGTACAG GTGATTTCGCTAGCTTCGAAGACGAGGACGGTTGTCAAGATTGGTGGACAAAATACTTCGCTTCCGTCGAAGCGATGATAGAAGAGAACAAAGAACTCCGTAGAGAGAAACCGATGTTTCAAACACAGTCAAATGGAAACGTTCCGATGTATTTGGAAGAGAATTATTCCCATAATCAAACGAACGCGTCGGGAGAGAAAAGCCCCGGTGTTACCGCGAAGAAACTATTTGGCCTAAAGTCTACCGCGAACGCGGCAAGGTTCGTTTCGAAGATCAGTCCCAAGTATCAGAAATTCCCCAAAACGGCGCTATTGAAAATTTATCCGAACGAATTGGAGGCTCAGCCACAATTCGAACAGTTCAAGGAATGGTTGCACACGTTCGAGCTGTATCGAGGGAAGAAGACCGGGGATGAACCAGAAGACGAGTCCAGAATAGTAGGAAGCTTTAAGGGCGCATTGAAAGTGTACAAATGGCCTCTTCCTAGAGATCTGATAGACCACACGGTGATGGGATTCGATCCGCAATACGGTTTCTTTCAAGGTGTCCCTTCGAACGAACCGATCCATGTGCTGGTGCGAGTATACATTGTCAAGGCAAACGATCTTCATCCTTGCGATTTGAACGGAAAGGCCGATCCGTACGTTGTTCTGCAATTGGGCGGCAAGAGAATCAGTGACAAGGAACATTATGTTTCGAAACAGCTTAATCCAGTATTTGGCAA ATGTTTCGAGATAGAAGCAACCTTCCCGCAGGACTCGTTGTTAACCGTGCAGGTATTGGACTGGGATTTGGTCGGTGCAGATGACATGATCGGTGAAACGAAAATCGATTTGGAAAATCGGTTCTACAGTAGACACCGTGCTACCTGTGGTTTAGCCAAGAAATACGACGA ATCTGGTTATAACAAGTGGAGAGATGCGATGAAACCGACGCAAATTTTATCGAAACTCTGTAAAGAGGGAAAGGTTGACGGTCCTATGTATTCGCATGGAAAAGTGACGATAGGAAGGAAGACGTTCTCGTTGTCGAACGAAGAAATGGAATACTATGTTCATACAAAAG GCATAGAAGAACAGCTTGCATTAGCGGTTCTCCATCAATGGCATAATTTCCCAAGAATCGGTTGCGCCTTGGTACCGGAACACGTAGAAACGCGCCCCCTTTACAATCCAGAGAAACCAGGTATCGAGCAAGGAAAGTTGGAAATGTGGGTCGACATGTTTCCCATGGATATGCCTTCGCCAGGACCATCGATCGATATTTCACCGAGGAAACCCAAAAGTTACGAACTTAGGATCATTATTTGGAACACCGACGACGTTGTATTAGAAGACGATGCATTTTTCACTGGCGAGAAGATGAGCGACATTTACGTGAAAGG ATGGTTAAAAGGTCCGGAGGATTGTCAGTCGACGGATATTCACTACAGATCTTTAACCGGAGAAGGAAATTTTAATTGGCGCTTTATATTTCCGTTTGATTATTTGGTGGCGGAGGAGaaaattgttatcaatcgaaaGGAAAGTCTCTTCAGCTGGGACGAGACCGAATGCAAGATTCCAGCTCGTTTGGAATTACAA GTTTGGGATGCAGATCATTTCTCGGCCGATGATTTTCTGGGTGCCATTACGCTCGATTTAAATCGATTTCCTCGTGGTGCGAAAAATAGCAAACTCTGTACGTTAAGCATGTTGAAAACAGACGGTTCTGTGCCGACGGTAAATATTTTCAAGCAAAAGCGCATAAAAGGCTGGTGGCCATTTTACGTGAAGAAGGAAAACGAAGACATGGAATTAACG GGTAAAGTAGAAGctgaaattcatttattaacgaAAGAAGAAGCTGAAAAAAATCCTGCTGGCTATGGTAGGAACGAACCAGATCCGCTCGACAAACCAAA ACGACCCGATGCGTCATTTATGTGGTTCTTGAATCCTTTGAAATCCATCAAATACATAGTATGGCACAATTACAAATGGGCAATTTTGAAAGCGTTCGTAACAATCGGATTATtagtactcgtattattattctTCTATGCAATACCGGGTTACtctgttaaaaaattgttggGAGCTTAA